The window GCCTTCGATATTGTCAAACCGTTACTGGATAAGGAGTTCCCGTCTATCGCCTATTCCGCCGCGCTTATCGGCTACGGTTCCGATGTACTGGGGTACGATAATCCCGCATCGATGGATCATAACTGGGGCCCAAGGATGCAGATATTCCTCGCGGAAAAGGATATCACCAATTATACCGACAAGATTAATGTTTTTCTACGTCAAAATCTCCCGCCTGAATTCAAAGGTTTCCCGACTAATTTCTCCCAACCGCGTTACGACCATACCCAGACGATGGAGGGAAAGGCTGGCCCGCCCATTAATCATCTGATTGAGATTGTTAGTCTCAACACATATATAAAAAAGTATCTCGGTAAAATAAATATTAATGATATAAAATCCGCCGATTGGATAACTCTTAACGATCAGCAATTACTCGAATTAACTTCTGGCCGCGTATTTCACGACGGTCTCGGGACACTTCTCCCGCTGCGTGAAAGAATTAATTTTTATCCGAGGGATGTATGGCTTTTCCGTCTGGCGCAGCTTTGGAAACGTATCTGGGATGAGGAACCGTTTGTCGGCCGATGTATCGAGAACGAGGATTTTTCCGGGTTGAAAATTCTTGCCGCGCGTCAGACCGAAACCATCATTACAATATGTTTTTATATCGAAAAACATTATTTTCCCTATAGTAAATGGTTCGGGAGCGCATTTAAGCGTCTCGACTGCTATCAGGAAATCCGGGGATTGGCGGAAACCGCGCTGACTGAGAACGAACCCGCGCGAATCGAGGACGCCTTGTGCCTACTGTATGAAAAAACCGTCGAGCTTAATAACCGGCAGGGCGATCTACCTCATCTGGGTAACCGAATCCGCGATTTTTTCGGTCGCCCTTACAAAGTAATCTTTGCGGAAACTATAGTCGCAGCGCTCAAGGAATCGATTACCGATCCGGAATTGAAAAATATACCGATTGAATAAGGGGGATGCTATATGAACCACGACTATATTATGCAGTACAGTGGCGGGAAATTCGACCTGCCCGCGATGGATATCCGCACCT of the Brevinematales bacterium genome contains:
- a CDS encoding DUF4037 domain-containing protein encodes the protein MKTEIYKFIPGLELCEGFAFDIVKPLLDKEFPSIAYSAALIGYGSDVLGYDNPASMDHNWGPRMQIFLAEKDITNYTDKINVFLRQNLPPEFKGFPTNFSQPRYDHTQTMEGKAGPPINHLIEIVSLNTYIKKYLGKININDIKSADWITLNDQQLLELTSGRVFHDGLGTLLPLRERINFYPRDVWLFRLAQLWKRIWDEEPFVGRCIENEDFSGLKILAARQTETIITICFYIEKHYFPYSKWFGSAFKRLDCYQEIRGLAETALTENEPARIEDALCLLYEKTVELNNRQGDLPHLGNRIRDFFGRPYKVIFAETIVAALKESITDPELKNIPIE